In Aegilops tauschii subsp. strangulata cultivar AL8/78 chromosome 3, Aet v6.0, whole genome shotgun sequence, one genomic interval encodes:
- the LOC109764384 gene encoding BURP domain-containing protein 13 produces MHSKSAFLLIVVAVSTTAMVHGHPAASTPAARFWEQALSGTPMPEVLADFVQKGIDLSPLVEHYSAQPSIGMCTLFNTICDARTVAETGIFFHEAELHPGSTMTLSFPAEAETAILPHDVAGKVPFENLSDVLSTFHISPGSAEAAQVEDTLRKCQQPPIAGEMKACTMSLESTVKAAMEMLGTTIQQGGGGGDVWAATSTLPRGGLLPRREYIVEEVTKLEGTGYVACHKVPFPYAVFHCHIAHTGYIGYKVTLHGRGDDEGPVVSLLAFCHFDTSRWNPAHPAFQILKTHPGAGTSVCHFMSYGNLAFVKKARTA; encoded by the exons ATGCATTCAAAATCCGCTTTCCTTCTGATCGTGGTGGCAGTTAGCACCACGGCCATGGTGCACGGCCACCCTGCCGCTAGCACTCCGGCGGCACGGTTCTGGGAGCAGGCCCTCTCCGGCACGCCTATGCCGGAGGTGCTAGCTGATTTTGTTCAGAAAG GAATCGATCTGTCACCGCTTGTGGAGCACTACTCTGCACAGCCCAGTATCGGCATGTGCACACTGTTCAACACTATCTGCGACGCGCGGACAGTGGCGGAGACCGGCATCTTCTTCCACGAGGCCGAGCTACATCCGGGCAGCACCATGACCCTCTCTTTCCCAGCGGAGGCGGAGACAGCCATCCTCCCGCACGACGTCGCCGGCAAGGTCCCCTTCGAGAACCTAAGCGACGTCCTCTCCACGTTCCACATCTCACCAGGCTCCGCTGAGGCGGCGCAAGTGGAGGACACCCTGCGCAAGTGCCAGCAGCCGCCAATCGCCGGTGAGATGAAAGCCTGCACCATGTCGCTAGAGAGCACTGTAAAGGCCGCCATGGAGATGCTCGGCACCACCATCCAGcagggtggtggtggtggtgatgtgTGGGCGGCCACGTCGACGCTCCCCCGCGGTGGCCTGCTACCACGCCGGGAGTACATTGTCGAGGAGGTCACCAAGCTAGAGGGCACTGGCTACGTGGCCTGCCACAAGGTGCCGTTCCCATACGCCGTCTTCCATTGTCACATCGCGCATACGGGGTATATAGGTTACAAGGTCACCCTCCACGGCCGCGGCGACGACGAGGGCCCGGTGGTTTCCTTGCTGGCGTTCTGCCATTTCGACACCTCCCGCTGGAATCCGGCACACCCGGCGTTCCAGATACTCAAGACCCACCCTGGTGCCGGTACGTCGGTGTGCCACTTCATGTCGTATGGCAATCTCGCGTTCGTCAAGAAGGCACGCACAGCCTAG